A part of Zonotrichia leucophrys gambelii isolate GWCS_2022_RI chromosome 7, RI_Zleu_2.0, whole genome shotgun sequence genomic DNA contains:
- the NABP1 gene encoding SOSS complex subunit B2 has protein sequence MSAASDTYFLIKDIKPGLKNLNVIFIVLEIGRVTKTKDGHEVRSCKVADKTGSITICVWDEIGGLIQPGDIIRLTKGYASLWKGCLTLYTGRGGELHKIGEFCMVYSEVPNYSEPNSEHIGQNKLAQGEQNNISASSGMGTCTFGPLGNGLQTGPEASGFPFTYNHGHIYAGSGRGNGRGPVNPAPANSVQPLPPAVSNGRDPRRAFKR, from the exons ATGAGCGCGGCGAGCGACACGTATTTCCTTATAAAAGACATAAAACCCGGACTGAAAAACTTAAATGTCATCTTTATTGTGCTGGAGATCG GGCGAGTCACCAAGACCAAGGACGGGCACGAGGTGAGGTCCTGCAAGGTGGCCGACAAGACGGGCAGCATCACCATCTGCGTGTGGGACGAGATCGGCGGCCTCATCCAGCCGGGGGACATCATCCGCCTGACCAAAGG GTACGCATCTCTGTGGAAAGGATGCCTGACACTTTACACAGGACGAGGAGGGGAGCTGCATAAAATTGGGGA GTTCTGCATGGTGTACTCAGAAGTGCCAAACTACAGCGAACCCAACTCGGAGCACATCGGGCAGAACAAACTG GCACAGGGTGAACAGAATAATATTTCTGCATCAAGTGGTATGGGTACTTGTACTTTTGGGCCACTGG gaaatggtttaCAAACTGGACCTGAAGCAAGTGGATTTCCATTCACGTATAACCACGGCCACATTTATGCAGGTAGTGGGAGAGGCAATGGACGAGGACCTGTAAATCCAGCACCAGCTAACAGTGTtcagcctcttcctcctgctgtcaGTAACGGGAGGGACCCACGCAGGGCCTTTAAGAGATGA